The following proteins are encoded in a genomic region of Mycolicibacterium rutilum:
- a CDS encoding serine hydrolase: MSTDWHGRPRPTWWTAVLAVLVVAVAFGAVIIFGKTEQPQALPPAAANTTPPPPPPAPLPAPATDALTADFAALQERLGGEIGITVAPAGGNSPGVSFGPWTTGAAWSTSKVPVAIAAFRYDGLTEPSQAMTAAITHSDNAAAEAMWSGLGDPRTAADAVDAVLREYGDPTVVQSQRVRPGFTAFGQTQWALTDQAHFAAAALCDPRNAPVVGLMGQISGDQRWGLGVIDGSRFKGGWGPTEAGGYLVRQFGLMPTPTGTAAVAIAVQPGSGSFGDGTAAMTEIASWLASHAADVPSGSCAT, encoded by the coding sequence ATGTCTACTGACTGGCACGGTCGACCACGACCGACGTGGTGGACCGCGGTGCTCGCCGTCCTCGTCGTCGCGGTCGCCTTCGGCGCGGTGATCATCTTCGGCAAAACCGAACAACCGCAGGCACTTCCGCCCGCAGCGGCTAACACCACACCACCGCCGCCACCACCGGCACCGCTGCCGGCCCCCGCCACCGATGCCCTGACGGCCGACTTCGCCGCCCTGCAGGAGCGGCTCGGCGGCGAGATCGGGATCACCGTCGCACCGGCAGGCGGGAACAGCCCGGGCGTCTCGTTCGGGCCGTGGACGACGGGCGCCGCGTGGTCGACGAGCAAGGTGCCGGTGGCGATCGCCGCCTTCCGCTACGACGGCCTCACCGAACCGTCGCAGGCGATGACCGCGGCCATCACCCACTCCGACAACGCAGCGGCAGAAGCGATGTGGTCCGGTCTGGGTGACCCGCGGACAGCGGCGGACGCGGTCGACGCGGTGCTGCGCGAATACGGCGACCCGACGGTCGTGCAGTCGCAGAGGGTGCGTCCCGGCTTCACCGCGTTCGGTCAGACGCAGTGGGCGTTGACCGATCAGGCGCACTTCGCCGCCGCCGCGCTGTGCGATCCGCGCAACGCGCCGGTCGTCGGCCTCATGGGCCAGATCAGCGGCGACCAGCGGTGGGGACTCGGCGTGATCGACGGCAGCCGGTTCAAGGGCGGCTGGGGACCGACGGAGGCCGGCGGCTACCTGGTGCGCCAGTTCGGCCTGATGCCGACACCCACCGGCACCGCCGCCGTCGCGATCGCAGTGCAACCCGGATCGGGTTCCTTCGGCGACGGCACGGCCGCGATGACCGAGATCGCCTCCTGGCTCGCCTCACACGCCGCCGACGTCCCGAGCGGGAGTTGCGCGACGTGA
- a CDS encoding peptidoglycan recognition protein family protein: MERPLPRVSRRELLRLAGTAGLGVAATVTGCTYPTNPPSAAAPEAPAPTSTAAPPAPVAPPPAVQSAPLLCRDSWGATPPMPGGTPHTLSRMTVHHTAVNLGANSNAPSRLRQHQRYHQDSHGWIDIAYHIGVDRNGNIFELRRPELVGDTATSYDPTGHFLVVCEGNFDEEPVSEEQLHGAAFAFAWAAQRFDIPTATLGGHRDASPDTACPGANLYAHVTSGDLKRRIDDLMAAGTVDLHTVCGPEASAVVADIEAGLR, encoded by the coding sequence ATGGAACGACCTCTGCCGCGGGTGAGCCGACGCGAGCTGCTGCGGCTTGCGGGTACCGCCGGCCTGGGCGTCGCCGCCACGGTGACCGGATGCACATATCCGACGAATCCGCCGAGCGCGGCCGCACCGGAGGCACCGGCACCGACGTCGACGGCCGCCCCACCCGCGCCGGTCGCGCCGCCCCCGGCGGTCCAGTCAGCACCGCTGCTGTGCCGCGACTCCTGGGGCGCCACGCCACCCATGCCGGGCGGTACGCCGCACACCTTGAGCCGGATGACCGTGCACCACACGGCGGTCAATCTCGGCGCGAACAGCAACGCGCCGTCGCGGCTGCGCCAACATCAGCGGTACCACCAGGATTCGCACGGCTGGATCGACATCGCTTATCACATCGGTGTCGACCGCAACGGCAACATCTTCGAGCTACGCAGGCCAGAACTCGTGGGCGATACCGCGACGAGTTATGACCCCACCGGTCATTTTCTCGTCGTCTGCGAGGGCAACTTCGATGAGGAACCGGTCAGCGAGGAACAACTGCACGGCGCGGCCTTCGCGTTCGCTTGGGCCGCACAGCGATTCGATATTCCGACAGCCACGCTAGGCGGACACCGCGATGCCAGTCCCGACACCGCGTGTCCCGGCGCGAACCTTTATGCACACGTCACCTCGGGCGACCTGAAGCGTCGCATCGACGACCTGATGGCCGCGGGCACAGTCGACCTGCACACGGTGTGCGGCCCCGAGGCGTCTGCCGTCGTGGCCGACATCGAGGCCGGGCTGCGTTAA
- a CDS encoding Ig-like domain-containing protein, with product MDSIYARYIGRVGALAVALGVGVAVATNFGAGVAAAEDGAGAGENTSAESEPAPSAPDGGEAGVLSPQPEGDGADSPGGTISESTGPITTVSSSGGQDTSTNDAGQLTDTDEPETEEEPAPSAPPAPEISKPSNDSPPPQPSAAPPTTTSPDNDTNAGTLSVPVEPTEPAGSSATPEPDATAENRTDAIQLFVTGGGESARTTAVETTAPRAVAVDLPGTLVRFATDLVNAVLTPILGWGSNIPTEPPSLWAVLAFVRREIERTFFNKNPDAVADLVTTSEGTATRVNVLANDIDDDRLTITQVTQPTNGTVVVNADGTITYTPKANFSGVDTFSYTVSDAQSRPFHLHGLASLFGGARHADTATVVVSVTATNDAPVAHNDAAAVASGSSIGIAVTANDSDVDGSIDPSTVVVVDQPAHGSVSVNAITGVITYVSSGDDATSDSFTYRVSDNGGAVSNVATVTVTITPPVDTNEAPTDAKVTDMQTDSVTGVVTATVVATDPDGDTLTYTLTSAPGQDVASVKLDPLTGALRFAPTADARYQASLTDSDDPVTLTVTISDGQDSATIDIKILISPSHPGDDGRLTISELDALFERGDVTFLENPNGTVRVIDGRFTDDIVLDSADAADVLNQVAVILGAKGGFATAEAITSSELVQIAADDAEVTQAFYRLRPTLNGVPVLGSEVVLVTDGDGKVTSLLSTYNSKLAPVDTVPVSALTDDAAAVAVALSALRSKLSEALDPAELDAVFESLGAQADLVVYDLDRKTPPRLAWRVDIATDPEIAQPGIGTVNGTYFLYANGTDAGQVFVETSASDSAITTSTPRISIYTAAKKENIPGTPASPGSSNWDSSTAAAYDNLTKVYAYYQNILGRTSYDGNDARITATVLPNGYANAFWQRSNDLRNQQLAFGGDLERALDVVGHEFTHAVINYVIGDGRSHSLGGDAQSGALNEAFADIMGNLIEGKTGNDPGRWLVGENSLEAIRSMANPSDYVTDVDPRDGVTVLRFYPDDMRGLIESVPGHPGAPVSAHTNAGIIDYAAYKMMTDPDAAGVSNETWARLFYNAMHRMPSDADFLDARAALISAAKALNFTPGQQAAVAGGFTKVGIENPDEFKIILRWGDTPVDLDAHLTGPPADGAEDRFHVYFANPAYFSDGTATGDNGLLVADLDYDDTDGAGPERITLRDLKPGEYTFVVHDYSNRLATDSTALAQSGAYVKVYHGQTTNPAVFRVDGASDGTVWTAFKLTISGTEDNYSWTITPVNSYGYDSPELESSAFGVSLPGMYTNGAVLSPDGSRAIVPAALWGSDGTAVTFLNAATGKKIGATLRFAGAAHVAFNPTGTRAVVVPFTHNPASPNSSAWSDVMVYDTATFEQIGTTVSFPGFYGDTPLFDNTGTRMFLPVNVLGVTRVHAFDLTTGRLLDTDVEIDGFVNSPGFALQGTRLVIATETATPEPVTRFAFIDTATGRRVGTNVDVPGRALGYYNSDGTRLVAVGGYVGSGSDLVQVIDTVTGVAVGGPIALPETLSSSGDAQPKFTADGRVVITTEVYDDGVSTSHVTVIDTRTGALVSTSLQAGRVNQTLISADGSRVVTLGQIHETDTTPGSQWVRVVDTSTGSQIGDTFTAPDLASLLPLLNASGSRVTVLSQDDTTGSPAVTMYAINTATGRQIGQTITLPGRMGPPYDQSISTSGDRAVIVTRDLVGAVRAVVFDTTTGTRVGSVITFQDGMSNSSGVQVSPVGARATLTRVVFNGSELETRLSVIDTTTGALLGNSINVAGASTTPPQLAMGGTRAVLTTIGSTFNPTTNQFNAQTRVVVIDLATGKRVGETITDTGMPYRGGVQDVLQLTPDGRRALLTTFDYPPVAGIQNVRVTVIDVAAGRQVGETADMPGQMSHSEIDAHGTRALITTNKADVSANTFDSLIMVVDLATGP from the coding sequence ATGGACTCGATCTATGCCCGCTACATCGGCCGAGTCGGTGCCTTGGCCGTGGCGCTCGGCGTGGGTGTCGCGGTCGCGACCAACTTCGGTGCGGGCGTGGCGGCGGCAGAAGACGGGGCAGGGGCCGGCGAGAACACATCCGCGGAATCAGAGCCGGCACCGTCGGCACCGGACGGCGGTGAAGCCGGCGTGCTGAGTCCGCAGCCCGAAGGCGACGGGGCCGATAGCCCCGGCGGGACCATCTCCGAGAGCACGGGTCCGATCACCACCGTCAGCAGTTCGGGTGGCCAGGACACGTCGACCAACGATGCTGGCCAGCTCACCGACACCGATGAACCGGAAACGGAGGAAGAACCGGCCCCGAGCGCTCCGCCGGCGCCAGAAATTTCGAAGCCGTCCAACGATTCACCGCCACCACAGCCCAGCGCCGCGCCGCCGACGACCACCTCGCCGGACAACGACACGAACGCGGGGACGTTGTCGGTGCCCGTTGAACCGACCGAGCCGGCCGGCTCGAGTGCGACGCCTGAACCCGACGCCACGGCCGAGAACAGAACCGACGCGATCCAGCTGTTCGTGACGGGTGGCGGCGAGTCGGCGCGGACAACGGCGGTGGAGACGACGGCACCGCGAGCGGTCGCCGTCGATCTGCCCGGCACCTTGGTGCGGTTCGCTACCGATCTCGTCAATGCGGTCCTGACACCGATTCTGGGCTGGGGCTCGAACATTCCGACAGAACCGCCCTCGTTGTGGGCGGTGTTGGCCTTCGTGCGCCGTGAGATCGAGCGGACGTTCTTCAACAAGAATCCGGACGCCGTCGCCGATCTGGTCACCACGTCCGAAGGAACGGCGACGAGGGTCAATGTCCTCGCCAACGACATCGACGACGACCGGTTGACGATCACCCAGGTCACACAGCCCACGAACGGCACGGTCGTCGTCAACGCCGACGGCACCATCACCTACACGCCCAAGGCGAACTTCAGCGGCGTCGACACATTCAGTTACACGGTCAGCGACGCACAGAGCCGCCCCTTCCATCTGCACGGCCTGGCCAGTCTTTTCGGCGGGGCACGCCACGCCGACACCGCCACTGTCGTCGTGTCGGTGACGGCGACCAACGACGCGCCCGTCGCCCACAACGACGCCGCCGCCGTCGCGAGCGGCAGCTCGATCGGGATCGCGGTCACCGCCAACGACAGCGATGTGGACGGATCGATCGACCCGAGCACCGTGGTCGTCGTCGACCAGCCCGCGCACGGATCGGTCTCGGTGAACGCGATTACCGGGGTCATCACGTACGTGTCGAGCGGAGACGACGCCACCTCCGACAGCTTCACCTACCGCGTCAGTGACAACGGCGGAGCCGTCAGCAATGTCGCCACGGTGACGGTGACGATCACTCCGCCCGTCGACACCAATGAGGCGCCCACTGACGCCAAAGTCACGGACATGCAGACAGATTCGGTGACCGGGGTGGTGACGGCCACCGTCGTCGCCACCGACCCCGACGGGGACACTCTGACGTATACCCTGACAAGCGCACCGGGACAGGATGTCGCGAGTGTGAAGCTCGACCCGTTGACCGGGGCGCTGCGCTTCGCGCCCACGGCCGACGCGAGATATCAAGCGTCACTCACCGACAGCGACGACCCCGTCACGCTCACCGTGACCATCAGCGACGGCCAGGACAGCGCCACCATCGACATCAAGATCCTGATCTCGCCGAGCCATCCCGGCGACGACGGCCGGCTGACCATCTCGGAGTTGGACGCGCTGTTCGAACGCGGCGACGTCACGTTCCTCGAAAATCCCAACGGCACCGTACGCGTCATCGACGGTCGCTTCACCGACGACATCGTGCTCGACAGTGCGGACGCGGCTGATGTGCTCAACCAGGTCGCCGTAATCCTCGGCGCCAAGGGCGGTTTCGCCACAGCTGAAGCGATCACCAGTTCAGAGCTGGTGCAGATCGCCGCGGACGACGCCGAGGTCACCCAGGCGTTCTACCGGCTGCGCCCGACGCTCAACGGTGTTCCGGTGCTCGGCAGCGAGGTCGTTCTGGTCACCGACGGCGACGGCAAGGTCACGAGCTTGCTCAGCACCTACAACTCGAAACTCGCCCCGGTGGACACCGTGCCGGTCTCCGCGTTGACCGACGACGCGGCCGCAGTGGCCGTCGCGCTCAGCGCACTGCGGAGCAAGCTGTCCGAAGCGCTCGACCCGGCCGAGCTCGACGCTGTGTTCGAATCACTCGGAGCCCAAGCCGATTTGGTGGTCTACGATCTCGACCGGAAGACGCCCCCGCGACTGGCGTGGCGCGTGGACATCGCCACCGACCCAGAGATCGCGCAGCCCGGGATCGGGACCGTCAACGGCACCTACTTCCTGTACGCGAACGGCACCGACGCCGGGCAGGTCTTCGTGGAAACATCGGCATCGGATTCGGCAATCACGACCTCCACCCCGCGAATCAGTATCTATACAGCCGCTAAGAAGGAGAACATCCCGGGAACGCCGGCCAGTCCCGGTTCGTCGAACTGGGACTCCTCGACGGCGGCGGCGTACGACAACCTCACCAAGGTCTACGCGTACTACCAGAACATCCTGGGCCGAACCTCCTACGACGGAAACGACGCCCGCATCACCGCGACGGTGCTGCCGAACGGTTACGCGAATGCGTTCTGGCAACGCAGCAACGACCTACGCAATCAGCAGTTGGCGTTCGGGGGCGACCTCGAACGAGCCCTCGACGTCGTCGGTCACGAATTCACCCATGCGGTGATCAACTACGTGATCGGAGATGGTCGCTCGCATTCCCTTGGGGGCGACGCCCAGTCGGGCGCGCTCAACGAGGCGTTCGCTGACATCATGGGCAACCTGATCGAGGGGAAAACCGGGAATGATCCGGGACGCTGGCTCGTCGGTGAGAATTCGCTCGAGGCCATCCGGAGTATGGCCAACCCCTCGGACTATGTGACCGACGTCGACCCGCGAGATGGCGTCACCGTCCTCCGGTTCTATCCCGACGACATGCGCGGACTGATCGAATCCGTACCTGGTCACCCCGGTGCCCCGGTGTCCGCTCACACCAACGCCGGGATCATCGATTACGCGGCATACAAGATGATGACCGACCCGGATGCCGCCGGGGTGTCGAATGAAACCTGGGCTCGGCTGTTCTACAACGCGATGCACCGGATGCCGAGCGACGCCGACTTCCTCGACGCGCGGGCCGCGCTCATCAGCGCAGCCAAGGCGCTCAACTTCACGCCAGGACAGCAGGCGGCGGTCGCCGGCGGGTTCACCAAGGTCGGCATCGAAAACCCTGACGAGTTCAAAATCATTCTGCGCTGGGGTGATACCCCGGTCGACCTGGACGCGCACCTGACGGGCCCGCCCGCCGACGGAGCCGAGGACCGATTCCACGTCTACTTCGCCAACCCGGCCTATTTCAGCGACGGCACCGCGACCGGCGACAACGGCCTGTTGGTGGCGGATCTCGACTACGACGACACCGACGGTGCCGGCCCCGAACGCATCACGCTTCGCGACCTCAAGCCGGGCGAGTACACCTTCGTGGTGCACGACTACTCGAACCGGCTCGCCACCGACTCGACCGCGCTCGCACAGTCCGGCGCGTACGTGAAGGTCTACCACGGTCAAACCACGAACCCGGCCGTCTTCCGGGTCGACGGCGCCAGCGACGGGACCGTCTGGACTGCTTTCAAGCTGACGATCTCCGGCACCGAGGACAACTACTCCTGGACCATCACACCGGTGAACAGCTACGGCTACGACTCACCCGAACTCGAGTCGTCGGCGTTCGGTGTCTCGCTGCCCGGGATGTACACCAACGGCGCGGTTCTCAGTCCCGACGGTTCACGGGCGATCGTTCCGGCAGCCCTCTGGGGCTCCGACGGCACCGCCGTGACGTTCCTCAACGCCGCCACCGGAAAGAAGATCGGTGCGACGCTGCGGTTCGCTGGGGCGGCGCATGTCGCGTTCAACCCGACCGGGACCCGGGCTGTCGTCGTGCCGTTCACCCACAATCCAGCGTCACCGAATTCGTCCGCGTGGTCGGACGTGATGGTCTACGACACCGCGACGTTCGAGCAGATTGGGACCACGGTGAGCTTCCCGGGGTTCTACGGCGACACGCCGCTGTTCGACAACACCGGTACGCGAATGTTCCTGCCGGTCAACGTCCTCGGCGTGACCCGTGTGCACGCATTCGACCTCACCACGGGGCGGCTCCTCGACACCGACGTCGAGATCGACGGCTTCGTGAACTCTCCGGGGTTCGCGCTGCAGGGCACGCGTCTGGTGATCGCCACCGAAACCGCGACACCCGAACCCGTCACCCGGTTCGCGTTCATCGACACCGCGACGGGCCGTCGGGTCGGGACGAACGTGGACGTGCCGGGTCGGGCGTTGGGCTATTACAACTCGGACGGGACCCGACTGGTCGCGGTCGGCGGTTACGTCGGCTCCGGCAGTGATCTCGTTCAGGTCATCGACACCGTGACCGGGGTCGCGGTCGGCGGTCCGATCGCCCTGCCCGAAACCCTGTCATCGTCCGGCGATGCGCAGCCGAAGTTCACCGCCGATGGGCGCGTGGTGATCACCACGGAGGTCTATGACGACGGTGTGAGCACCTCGCACGTCACAGTCATCGATACCCGCACCGGTGCGCTGGTCAGTACGTCCCTGCAAGCGGGACGGGTGAACCAGACATTGATCTCGGCCGACGGCAGCCGCGTCGTTACCTTGGGGCAGATCCACGAGACCGACACCACGCCGGGATCGCAGTGGGTGAGAGTCGTTGACACCTCGACAGGTTCGCAGATCGGTGACACCTTCACGGCACCCGACTTGGCGTCGCTGCTCCCACTGCTCAATGCCAGCGGCAGCCGGGTGACCGTCCTGAGTCAGGACGACACGACGGGGTCGCCGGCGGTGACGATGTATGCGATCAACACCGCGACCGGACGGCAAATCGGCCAGACGATCACGCTGCCCGGACGGATGGGGCCGCCGTACGACCAGAGCATCAGCACCAGCGGAGACCGGGCAGTCATCGTGACCCGGGATTTGGTGGGCGCCGTGCGCGCCGTCGTGTTCGACACCACCACAGGCACCCGGGTCGGATCGGTGATCACCTTCCAAGACGGCATGAGCAATTCGAGCGGCGTCCAGGTGAGTCCTGTTGGCGCGCGTGCGACGCTCACACGCGTGGTATTCAACGGCAGTGAACTCGAGACGAGACTCTCGGTGATCGATACGACCACCGGCGCGCTGCTCGGAAACTCGATCAACGTCGCCGGGGCGTCGACGACCCCGCCCCAGCTGGCGATGGGAGGAACCCGGGCGGTGCTGACCACAATCGGCTCGACGTTCAATCCGACCACGAATCAGTTCAACGCCCAGACAAGGGTTGTCGTGATCGACCTGGCGACCGGCAAGCGGGTGGGGGAAACGATCACCGACACCGGGATGCCGTACCGGGGTGGAGTGCAGGACGTCCTGCAGTTGACTCCCGATGGTCGGCGAGCGCTGCTCACCACCTTCGACTATCCGCCGGTCGCGGGAATTCAGAACGTTCGGGTGACGGTGATCGACGTCGCCGCCGGACGGCAGGTCGGTGAGACGGCGGACATGCCGGGACAGATGTCGCACTCCGAGATCGATGCGCACGGCACCCGCGCGCTGATCACGACCAACAAGGCGGACGTCTCCGCCAACACCTTCGACTCGCTGATCATGGTGGTCGACCTGGCGACCGGTCCCTGA
- a CDS encoding DUF3592 domain-containing protein has protein sequence MANYVTEIGLLIIGTVLLFRGLPGVLQLIGALGWQRVPGTLLGSGVAGYQTQAGGGHAGANVQRSVVAYQYHVNGAPFVGQRAAFGTPLGFGMGLGGIASAQASRYAPGQPVDVWVDPRNPANSVLRRSAPSSLVLTAIGAALLVAAVVFLLG, from the coding sequence GTGGCCAACTACGTCACGGAGATCGGCCTGCTGATCATCGGCACGGTCCTGCTGTTCCGTGGGCTGCCCGGCGTGCTGCAGTTGATCGGCGCGCTCGGCTGGCAGCGGGTGCCCGGCACCCTCCTCGGCTCCGGCGTCGCCGGCTATCAGACCCAAGCCGGCGGTGGCCACGCGGGCGCCAACGTGCAGCGCTCCGTCGTCGCGTACCAATATCACGTCAACGGAGCGCCTTTCGTCGGTCAGCGCGCCGCGTTCGGCACACCGCTCGGGTTCGGGATGGGGCTCGGCGGCATCGCGTCGGCGCAGGCGTCGCGCTACGCCCCCGGCCAACCCGTCGACGTCTGGGTCGATCCGAGGAACCCGGCCAACTCGGTGCTGCGCCGGTCGGCACCGTCGTCACTGGTGTTGACCGCGATCGGCGCCGCCCTGCTCGTCGCCGCGGTGGTCTTCCTGCTCGGCTGA
- a CDS encoding MFS transporter — translation MPDGSAEQRQVSGLAAAMTIIAMGLGYAIAIGDPTSLSANLQLVSSGLHITGATSTFVDSLATLTMAAAVLSAGALGDLYGMRRMYMAGLCGAFLFSALAAAAPVAAVLLIARAGVGVTLAFLIGLSLAITNAVFPPGRRAAAIAAYFGVGYAVATPLPAISGALGHAISWRACFFVVPVIAVVGLIVTWRFVPNTVRATRRLDVLGMALFAIALLGLIFGMSRIETGFNALGLASIGVAIVAGALFVLQELKTRDPALDMRVFRSGRFNAAVTAGVMFNIVLGGSMVLLSFYLVTIRQESHELFGLLLIPATALAAVAATGAGPAANRFGPRTVMVSGLTVMLGGLLLMRFFDLDTTRTTVFVTTALIVVGGALTTTPQAQIMMSSAPPDLGGAVSAVKSAVNEGGYSLGPALFALVGINLFLTDSVRALSGTGLTRAETREALQMAHGGRGAQVVNPEQARLVVDSAPHIAVDAIHTLSLIMAVGPITAIILALWLIKPSREKATSGTRP, via the coding sequence GTGCCCGACGGAAGTGCCGAACAGCGTCAGGTCTCGGGGCTGGCCGCTGCGATGACAATCATCGCCATGGGCCTCGGCTACGCCATCGCCATCGGCGACCCGACGTCCCTGTCGGCCAACCTGCAACTCGTCTCGTCAGGCCTGCACATCACCGGCGCCACCTCGACCTTCGTCGACAGCCTCGCCACGCTGACCATGGCGGCCGCCGTCCTGAGCGCCGGCGCCCTCGGCGACCTCTACGGCATGCGGCGCATGTACATGGCCGGGCTGTGCGGCGCGTTCCTCTTCAGTGCGCTCGCCGCCGCCGCACCCGTCGCCGCCGTGCTGCTCATCGCCCGCGCCGGAGTCGGCGTCACGCTGGCCTTCCTGATCGGACTGTCGCTGGCGATCACCAACGCGGTGTTCCCGCCCGGTCGCCGCGCCGCCGCCATCGCCGCGTACTTCGGCGTCGGCTACGCCGTCGCCACCCCACTTCCCGCGATCAGCGGCGCGCTGGGCCACGCAATCAGTTGGCGCGCCTGCTTTTTCGTCGTACCCGTGATCGCCGTCGTCGGGCTGATCGTCACCTGGCGGTTCGTGCCGAACACCGTGCGCGCGACCCGGCGCCTGGACGTGCTCGGCATGGCGCTGTTCGCGATCGCGCTGCTCGGGCTGATCTTCGGCATGTCGCGGATCGAGACCGGTTTCAACGCCCTCGGGCTCGCCTCGATCGGCGTCGCCATCGTCGCCGGCGCCTTGTTCGTCCTGCAGGAGTTGAAGACTCGCGACCCGGCCCTCGATATGCGGGTGTTCCGGTCGGGCCGGTTCAACGCGGCCGTCACCGCCGGGGTGATGTTCAACATCGTGCTCGGCGGGTCGATGGTGCTGCTGTCGTTCTACCTCGTCACGATCCGCCAGGAATCGCACGAACTGTTCGGGCTGCTGCTGATCCCCGCGACCGCGCTCGCCGCCGTCGCCGCCACCGGCGCCGGACCCGCGGCCAACCGGTTCGGTCCCCGCACCGTGATGGTGTCCGGACTGACGGTGATGCTCGGCGGCCTGCTGCTGATGCGGTTCTTCGACCTCGACACCACCCGCACCACCGTGTTCGTCACGACCGCGCTCATCGTCGTCGGCGGCGCGCTGACCACCACCCCGCAGGCGCAGATCATGATGAGCAGTGCCCCACCGGATCTCGGCGGCGCGGTGTCGGCCGTCAAGAGCGCGGTCAACGAGGGCGGCTACTCGCTGGGCCCTGCGTTGTTCGCGCTCGTCGGCATCAACCTGTTCCTCACCGACAGCGTCCGCGCCCTGTCCGGCACCGGGCTCACCCGCGCCGAAACCCGCGAGGCGCTGCAGATGGCGCACGGCGGCCGCGGCGCCCAGGTCGTCAACCCCGAACAGGCCCGGCTCGTCGTCGACAGCGCCCCGCACATCGCCGTCGACGCGATCCACACGTTGAGCCTGATCATGGCCGTCGGCCCGATCACCGCGATCATCCTCGCGCTCTGGCTGATCAAGCCGTCCCGCGAGAAGGCTACTTCCGGAACGCGTCCTTGA
- a CDS encoding CsbD family protein — protein MSAADKARNKLQNLGGKAKEALGNASGDARYRDEGRGDQAKANLKDAGEKIKDAFRK, from the coding sequence ATGAGCGCAGCGGACAAGGCACGGAACAAGCTTCAGAACCTCGGTGGCAAAGCCAAAGAGGCGCTCGGCAACGCCAGTGGCGACGCCCGCTACCGCGACGAGGGCCGCGGCGACCAGGCCAAGGCCAACCTCAAGGACGCCGGCGAGAAGATCAAGGACGCGTTCCGGAAGTAG
- a CDS encoding DUF1206 domain-containing protein, producing MSYQDFKGAVNQATGSRVVEYVARSGYPVNGILHLLIAYLIVRIAMGVSGEADQTGALATIAAQRGGNISLWIVAFGLFALAAWRLAETVLGLHPGECTDADERHSPLLNKLKAFGLALVYCALAVTAIQFALGAHRRGSEQAAGLSARLMQSDAGKAVLVVTGIVIAVIGGYFAYKGASRKFLDDLTVPGGRLITVLGVSGHVAEGAVLSLAGLSLIAASFLSEPARATGLDGAVKALGHGEFGKTILIVAALGFAAYGLYSFALTRYARM from the coding sequence GTGAGCTACCAGGATTTCAAGGGCGCGGTCAACCAGGCGACGGGCAGTCGCGTGGTCGAATACGTCGCACGATCGGGTTATCCGGTCAACGGGATCCTGCATCTGTTGATCGCGTACCTGATCGTGCGGATCGCGATGGGCGTGAGCGGCGAGGCCGACCAGACCGGCGCGCTGGCGACGATCGCCGCGCAGCGGGGCGGGAACATCTCGCTGTGGATCGTCGCGTTCGGGTTGTTCGCGTTGGCGGCCTGGCGGCTCGCGGAGACCGTGCTGGGCCTGCATCCCGGCGAGTGCACCGACGCCGACGAGCGGCATTCCCCACTCCTGAACAAGCTGAAGGCTTTTGGGCTGGCGCTGGTGTACTGCGCGCTTGCCGTCACCGCGATCCAATTCGCCCTGGGCGCGCATCGGCGGGGCAGTGAGCAGGCGGCGGGACTGAGCGCGCGGCTGATGCAATCCGATGCCGGCAAGGCGGTGCTGGTGGTGACCGGCATCGTGATCGCGGTGATCGGCGGCTACTTCGCCTACAAGGGGGCGTCGAGAAAGTTCCTCGACGACCTCACCGTGCCGGGCGGGCGGCTGATCACCGTGCTGGGCGTCAGCGGTCACGTCGCCGAAGGTGCGGTGCTGTCCCTCGCCGGCCTGTCGCTCATCGCGGCGTCGTTCCTGAGCGAGCCGGCCAGGGCGACGGGGCTCGACGGGGCGGTCAAGGCGCTGGGTCACGGCGAGTTCGGCAAGACGATCTTGATCGTTGCGGCACTGGGTTTCGCGGCCTACGGCCTGTACAGCTTCGCGTTGACCCGCTACGCCCGCATGTGA
- a CDS encoding lipoprotein LpqH yields the protein MRYQPVTTAATALLVAGCGLTGPAPNETPAQSGHITIADRSRTTQSVECTQHDWAMTIDADANPGRAQVYLELGGAAPVVRTVTIENVDGLDGVSGGDTGKATASTDGNVYKVSGTAVVADRGKPGQTRPMPFEITAPC from the coding sequence ATGCGTTATCAACCAGTCACCACGGCAGCGACGGCGCTGCTCGTCGCGGGATGCGGCCTGACCGGACCCGCGCCCAACGAGACGCCGGCGCAGTCCGGCCACATCACGATCGCCGACAGATCGCGGACCACGCAGTCCGTCGAGTGCACGCAGCACGACTGGGCCATGACCATCGACGCCGACGCGAATCCCGGTCGCGCGCAGGTCTATCTCGAGCTCGGCGGCGCGGCGCCCGTCGTCCGCACGGTCACCATCGAGAACGTCGACGGACTCGACGGCGTCTCGGGTGGCGATACCGGAAAAGCGACGGCCTCGACCGACGGGAACGTGTACAAAGTCTCCGGCACCGCCGTCGTTGCCGACCGAGGCAAGCCCGGCCAGACCCGCCCGATGCCGTTCGAGATCACGGCTCCGTGCTGA